The following are encoded together in the Humulus lupulus chromosome 5, drHumLupu1.1, whole genome shotgun sequence genome:
- the LOC133778087 gene encoding monooxygenase 2 isoform X2 produces MVVKSEDGMELRSFKFKDEDESQEVRAVERRVLLETLADQLPPDALRFSSKLSKISKSESGETMLELVDGSRFSSKIVIGCDGIRSPIAKWMGFSDPKYVGHCAFRGLGYYPNGQPFEPKVSYIYGRGLRAGCVPVSPTKVYWFVCFNRPSPGPKITDPGELKKQAKELVRNWPTDLLNIIDQTPDDTIIRTPLVDRWLWPAISPPASSGGVVLVGDAWHPMTPNLGQGACCALEDAVVLSRKLANAVKSGSTQSVENALSSYGSERWSRVFPLTIRANLVGLALQWDNPIVCSVRNNFIIPKLVRLGPLLEHTNFDCQPL; encoded by the exons ATGGTGGTGAAGTCAGAAGATGGGATGGAGTTGCGCTCCTTCAAGTTCAAGGATGAAGATGAAAG CCAAGAAGTTCGAGCTGTTGAGAGGAGAGTACTATTGGAGACTCTGGCCGATCAGCTACCGCCGGACGCTCTTCGTTTTTCTTCCAAATTGTCAAAGATTAGTAAAAGTGAAAGTGGAGAAACTATGTTGGAACTGGTCGATGGAAGTCGATTTTCTTCAAAg ATTGTAATTGGTTGTGATGGGATTAGATCTCCAATAGCCAAGTGGATGGGATTTTCTGATCCAAAGTATGTTGGGCATTGTGCTTTCCGGGGGCTTGGATATTATCCTAATGGACAGCCATTTGAACCTAAAGTAAGCTACATTTATGGAAGAGGGCTACGAGCAGGATGTGTACCTGTTTCTCCAACTAAAGTATACTGGTTTGTCTGCTTCAACCGCCCATCTCCAG GTCCTAAAATCACTGACCCGGGTGAACTTAAGAAGCAAGCTAAAGAGCTAGTCAGAAACTGGCCTACCGATCTTCTCAACATCATAGACCAAACCCCAGATGACACAATTATCAGAACACCCCTCGTCGACCGGTGGCTGTGGCCTGCCATCAGCCCACCGGCTTCTTCCGGAGGAGTCGTGCTGGTGGGTGATGCGTGGCATCCAATGACTCCCAATCTAGGACAAGGAGCTTGTTGTGCTCTGGAAGACGCAGTTGTTCTGTCCAGAAAGCTTGCAAATGCTGTCAAATCCGGATCAACACAATCAGTGGAAAATGCTCTGAGTTCATATGGGAGTGAAAGATGGTCCCGTGTGTTCCCTCTAACCATACGTGCCAATCTCGTTGGGTTGGCTCTGCAGTGGGACAATCCAATTGTTTGTTCTGTTCGGAACAATTTTATCATACCTAAGCTGGTTAGACTTGGACCATTGCTGGAGCATACCAATTTTGATTGTCAACCCCTTTAG